From the genome of Zalophus californianus isolate mZalCal1 chromosome 6, mZalCal1.pri.v2, whole genome shotgun sequence, one region includes:
- the ALPK3 gene encoding alpha-protein kinase 3 isoform X2, which yields MGSRRVPGRGWGSGGRAGAGGDGEDDGPVWVPSPASRSYLLSVRPETSLSSNRLSHPSSGRSTFCSIIAQLTEETQPLFETTLKSRAVSEDSDAKFTCIVTGYPEPEVTWYKDDIELDRYCGLPKYEITHQGNCHTLHLYRCQEEDAAIYQASARNTKGIVSCSGVLEVGTMTEYKIHQRWFAKLKRKAAAKMREIEQNWKPRKEVVGDADTLRKLSPDRFQRKRRLSRDEVLVPSAPAMEAEDGTPAAWQEEEAEPGQRPALGLINSFAPGEVTTNGEAAPENGEDGEHGLLTYICEAMELGPQRASKKESGAKKKKKDEEPKQGLRKPELEKAARSQHSSESRAPGSDKPGTQGPTDMEQVQTRPRGRVARGPGASGADSPRKPAPAAGTQEQAQNAPAPGPVPGPDQQVYFSLKDMYLESTQAGRPKGEEGSQTPSGRAPGEMPSGKVPSEAGGERGPVAPGQPTSSAPQPTRPFNRKRFAPPKPKGEPTADSKPDSSLSQAPEPRAQSSGKALPQASAQVPTPPARRRHGTRDSPLQGQAGHRISGEVPESQANLAPTVLASNSADAVSAGCSNSRSQGIIEPMDTDTQEDQRASADQKPGGKKNTEADGKMQVDGRTQGDRTQTTQRTQADRKTQVDIVPQGSERPASARSSQEDAVAQGRAGTQAERTQTGKKMQEDRRIQEDKGTQSEGSIPTAVDGQSEKGSMTSLSPQPRAPKCPPSEGPQAPQIIECFEQTPEGPSVPEEPGFLLRSEGAAVTAPGSYEAALLDAPAGSRTLPVQRPPQGGPEHRGGPEWSGPVEDKPEDGPLPHPKEEQLREVPSMDLGGCPPAGWSPEVPTVPSPPGPGLTKSSREALPSTPASQHMSAEAAFPPSGDQALLRSAPPLHLGPGTPTQSHPPAAMSADSEGACALGPDVEGRPPGPRSCDPGLIDSLKNYLLLLLKLSSTETGGGGAESQEGAATGAPVSSATLVPNVEVAGLSPRTSRRILERVENNHLVQSAQSLLLSPCTSRRLTGLLDREVQAGRQALAVARGPGASTLTVPAIVVGEEDGPGLPSEGSSEGEGEVSPEGPGRSGASQESSGRGSLGEVGGQTASGQGPLSADGRAQERFREEEAPTGLPAATPEELALGARRKRFLPKVRAGGDGEAAKAEEKESPTVSPRGSRKGLAPGSPGTPGREKRSPTQGRKAGMLEVPRAEDEPAAGDLGSGPKASSLDAEQALDEGKQDTAAKSKKAKDLLKAPQVIRKIRVEQFPDASGSLKLWCQFFNILSDSVLTWAKDQRPVGEVGRSAGDEGPAALAIVQASPVDCGVYQCTIHNEHGSAATDFCLSPEVLSGFISREEGEVGEEIEMTPMVFAKGLADSGCWGDKLFGRLVSEELRGAGHGYGLRKASQARVIYGLEPIFESGCTCIIKVSSLLVFGPSSETSLLGRNYDVTIQGCKIQNMSREYCKIFAAEAQAAPGFGEVPEILPLYLIYRPANNIPYATLEEDLGQPLQPYCSREGRCAAAPEASCSSEVQRKCQTFQHWLYLWTNGSFLVTDLAGVDWKMTDVQIATKLRGYQGLKESCFPALLDQFASSHQCNPFCEMLGLKPLKGPEAAHPQGKAKGSKSPSTGRKGGQLSPQPQKKGLPSPQGTRKSTPSSKATPPASEALATQLLGQPPTQEGGSKAQGLR from the exons GATACCCAGAGCCAGAGGTGACCTGGTACAAGGATGACATAGAGCTGGACCGCTACTGTGGTTTGCCGAAGTATGAGATCACTCACCAGGGCAACTGTCACACGCTACACCTCTACAG GTGTCAAGAGGAAGATGCGGCCATCTACCAGGCCTCTGCCCGGAACACCAAGGGCATCGTGTCCTGCTCGGGGGTCTTGGAGGTTGGCACTATGACTGAGTACAAGATCCACCAGCGCTGGTTTGCCAAACTGAAGCGCAAGGCTGCGGCGAAGATGCGAGAGATTGAGCAGAACTGGAAGCCAAggaaggaggtggtgggggacGCCGACACCCTGCGCAAGCTCAGCCCCGACCGCTTCCAGCGGAAACGGCGACTGAGCAGGGATGAGGTGTTAGTGCCCTCAGCCCCCGCCATGGAGGCTGAGGACGGGACCCCAGCGGCTTGGCAGGAGGAAGAGGCTGAGCCTGGTCAGCGCCCAGCTTTGGGCCTCATCAACAGTTTTGCTCCCGGAGAGGTGACCACCAATGGGGAGGCTGCCCCTGAGAACGGGGAGGATGGGGAGCACGGCCTGTTGACGTACATCTGTGAGGCCATGGAGCTGGGGCCTCAGCGAGCCTCCAAAAAGGAGTCTGGggccaagaagaaaaagaaagacgaGGAACCTAAGCAAGGTCTACGGAAGCCAGAGCTGGAGAAGGCAGCTCGAAGCCAACATTCTTCCGAAAGCCGTGCCCCTGGTTCAGACAAGCCTGGGACACAGGGGCCCACGGACATGGAGCAGGTCCAGACCCGGCCCAGAGGCAGGGTTGCACGGGGGCCTGGGGCCTCTGGAGCAGATAGCCCCAGGAAGCCAGCTCCAGCTGCAGGCACTCAAGAGCAGGCCCAGAATGCTCCGGCTCCAGGCCCCGTCCCAGGCCCAGACCAGCAAGTGTACTTCTCCCTGAAGGACATGTATCTGGAAAGCACCCAGGCGGGCAGGCcgaagggggaggaggggtccCAGACCCCAAGTGGCAGGGCACCTGGAGAGATGCCCTCGGGGAAGGTACCCAGTGAGGCTGGAGGTGAAAGGGGGCCTGTTGCCCCTGGCCAGCCCACGTCCTCGGCCCCCCAGCCAACTAGGCCTTTCAACAGGAAGAGATTTGCCCCTCCGAAGCCCAAAGGGGAGCCCACGGCCGACAGCAAGCCCGATTCTTCCCTGAGCCAAGCTCCAGAACCAAGGGCCCAGAGCTCAGGGAAGGCCCTGCCTCAGGCCTCTGCCCAAGTGCCCACACCCCCTGCCCGGCGGAGACACGGCACCCGGGACAGCCCCCTGCAGGGGCAAGCAGGCCACAGGATTTCGGGAGAG GTCCCAGAATCCCAGGCAAACCTGGCTCCTACCGTGTTGGCCAGCAACAGTGCCGATGCGGTCTCTGCTGGTTGCAGCAACTCCAGAAGCCAGGGCATCATTGAGCCCATGGATACAGACACCCAGGAAGATCAGAGGGCATCTGCTGACCAGAAACCTGGAGGCAAGAAGAATACGGAGGCAGATGGGAAGATGCAGGTGGATGGGAGGACCCAAGGAGACAGGACGCAAACAACCCAGAGGACACAGGCAGATAGGAAGACTCAGGTGGACATTGTGCCCCAAGGAAGTGAGAGGCCAGCGTCAGCCAGGAGTTCCCAGGAGGATGCGGTGGcacagggaagggcagggacaCAGGCGGAAAGGACACAGACAGGCAAGAAGATGCAGGAAGACAGAAGGATCCAGGAAGACAAAGGGACACAGTCAGAGGGGAGCATACCCACAGCCGTAGACGGTCAGTCAGAGAAGGGCTCCATGACCAGCCTCAGCCCACAGCCCAGAGCCCCCAAATGCCCCCCTTCAGAGGGTCCTCAGGCTCCTCAGATTATTGAGTGTTTTGAGCAGACCCCTGAAGGGCCCTCTGTCCCAGAAGAACCTGGTTTCTTGCTCAGATCTGAGGGGGCAGCAGTCACAGCCCCTGGGAGCTACGAGGCAGCTCTGCTGGATGCCCCGGCAGGCAGCCGCACGCTCCCAGTACAGCGGCCTCCCCAGGGTGGTCCGGAGCATCGGGGAGGGCCCGAGTGGTCAGGTCCGGTCGAGGACAAGCCAGAGGATGGCCCGCTCCCACACCCCAAGGAGGAGCAGCTGAGGGAAGTGCCGTCCATGGATCTGGGTGGCTGTCCTCCAGCTGGCTGGAGCCCAGAGGTGCCTACTGTGCCCTCTCCTCCCGGGCCAGGCCTGACCAAGAGCTCACGGGAGGCACTGCCCAGCACTCCGGCCTCTCAGCACATGAGTGCTGAGGCCGCCTTCCCGCCCTCTGGGGACCAGGCCTTGCTGAGGTCGGCCCCCCCACTGCACCTGGGGCCAGGGACCCCCACCCAGAGTCACCCACCAGCAGCCATGTCAGCCGACAGCGAGGGGGCCTGTGCCCTAGGGCCAGATGTGGAGGGGAGGCCCCCAGGCCCCCGGAGCTGCGACCCTGGCCTCATAGACTCCCTGAAGAACTACCTGCTTCTGCTGCTGAAGCTCTCCAGCACagagacggggggcgggggggcggagtCCCAGGAGGGAGCCGCCACCGGGGCTCCGGTGTCCTCAGCCACTCTGGTCCCCAACGTGGAAGTGGCCGGTCTGAGTCCCCGGACGTCCAGGCGCATCCTGGAGCGCGTGGAGAACAACCATCTAGTGCAGAGCGCGCAGAGCCTGCTGCTGAGCCCCTGCACCTCCCGCCGCCTCACCGGCCTCCTGGATCGCGAGGTGCAGGCTGGCCGCCAGGCCCTGGCTGTGGCCCGGGGCCCTGGCGCCAGCACACTCACTGTCCCTGCCATCGTGGTAGGCGAGGAGGATGGCCCTGGGCTCCCGTCAGAAGGATCCAGTGAGGGCGAGGGCGAGGTTTCCCCTGAGGGGCCTGGGCGCTCGGGGGCCTCCCAGGAGAGCAGCGGGCGAGGGTCtctgggggaggtgggtgggcagacAGCCTCTGGTCAGGGACCACTCTCGGCAGACGGAAGGGCCCAGGAGCGCTTCCGGGAGGAGGAGGCCCCCACAGGCCTCCCTGCAGCTACACCTGAGGAGCTAGCTCTGGGGGCCCGGAGGAAGAGATTTCTCCCCAAGGTCAGAGCAGGAGGAGACGGGGAGGCAGCCAAGGCTGAAGAAAAGGAGAGCCCCACAGTTTCCCCTCGGGGGTCCAGGAAAGGCCTTGCACCCGGGTCCCCGGGGACCCCGGGGCGGGAGAAACGCTCCCCGACCCAGGGTAGAAAGGCAGGCATGCTGGAGGTGCCGCGGGCAGAGGACGAGCCAGCAGCAGGAGACCTGGGCTCTGGCCCCAAGGCCAGCAGCTTGGACGCAGAGCAGGCCCTGGATGAAGGCAAGCAGGACACTGCGGCCAAATCCAAGAAAGCCAAAGACCTGCTAAAAG CCCCACAGGTGATCCGGAAGATTCGGGTGGAGCAGTTTCCTGACGCCTCGGGCAGCCTGAAGCTCTGGTGCCAGTTTTTCAACATTCTTAGTGACTCAGTCTTGACGTGGGCCAAGGATCAGCGCCCAGTGGGCGAGGTGGGCAGGAG TGCGGGGGATGAGGGGCCGGCAGCCTTGGCCATCGTGCAGGCGTCCCCGGTCGACTGCGGCGTGTATCAGTGCACCATCCACAACGAGCATGGCTCGGCCGCTACCGACTTCTGCCTCAGCCCCGAGG TGTTGTCGGGGTTCATCTCCAGAGAAGAAGGTGAAG TTGGAGAGGAGATTGAGATGACCCCCATGGTGTTTGCTAAGGGTCTGGCTGACTCTGGCTGCTGGGGGGACAAGCTCTTTGGGCGCCTGGTGAGCGAGGAGCTACGAGGGGCTGGACATGGGTATGGCCTTCGGAAGGCCTCCCAGGCCAGGGTCATCTATGGGCTGGAGCCCATCTTCGAGTCAGGCTGCACGTGCATCATCAAGGTGTCCAGCCTGCTTGTGTTTGGACCCAGCAGCGAGACCTCTCTCCTGGGCAGAAACTACGACGTCACCATTCAG GGATGCAAGATCCAGAACATGAGTCGGGAGTACTGCAAGATCTTTGCGGCCGAAGCCCAGGCGGCCCCTGGCTTTGGGGAGGTACCCGA GATCCTCCCACTGTACCTCATCTACCGGCCTGCCAACAATATCCCCTATGCGACCCTGGAGGAGGACCTGGGCCAGCCCCTGCAGCCTTACTGCTCGCGGGAGGGGCGCTGCGCGGCCGCTCCGGAGGCATCGTGCAGCTCCGAGGTCCAGCGGAAATGCCAGACCTTCCAGCACTGGCTGTATCTGTGGACAAATGGCAGCTTCCTTGTCACCGATTTGGCAG GGGTGGATTGGAAGATGACCGATGTGCAGATTGCTACCAAACTGCGAGG ATACCAAGGCCTCAAGGAGAGCTGTTTCCCTGCCCTGCTGGACCAGTTTGCCTCTTCCCACCAGTGCAACCCCTTCTGTGAGATGCTGGGGCTCAAACCCCTCAAGGGCCCTGAGGCTGCCCACCCTCAAGGCAAGGCCAAAGGCTCCAAGAGTCCATCCACTGGCAGGAAGGGCGGCCAGCTGAGTCCTCAGCCCCAGAAGAAAGGCCTCCCCAGTCCCCAGGGCACCCGGAAGAGTACTCCAAGCTCCAAGGCCACCCCTCCGGCCTCAGAGGCACTCGCCACCCAGTTGCTGGGACAGCCTCCTACCCAAGAGGGCGGCTCCAAGGCCCAGGGCCTGCGGTAG
- the ALPK3 gene encoding alpha-protein kinase 3 isoform X3 — protein sequence MGSRRVPGRGWGSGGRAGAGGDGEDDGPVWVPSPASRSYLLSVRPETRSTFCSIIAQLTEETQPLFETTLKSRAVSEDSDAKFTCIVTGYPEPEVTWYKDDIELDRYCGLPKYEITHQGNCHTLHLYRCQEEDAAIYQASARNTKGIVSCSGVLEVGTMTEYKIHQRWFAKLKRKAAAKMREIEQNWKPRKEVVGDADTLRKLSPDRFQRKRRLSRDEVLVPSAPAMEAEDGTPAAWQEEEAEPGQRPALGLINSFAPGEVTTNGEAAPENGEDGEHGLLTYICEAMELGPQRASKKESGAKKKKKDEEPKQGLRKPELEKAARSQHSSESRAPGSDKPGTQGPTDMEQVQTRPRGRVARGPGASGADSPRKPAPAAGTQEQAQNAPAPGPVPGPDQQVYFSLKDMYLESTQAGRPKGEEGSQTPSGRAPGEMPSGKVPSEAGGERGPVAPGQPTSSAPQPTRPFNRKRFAPPKPKGEPTADSKPDSSLSQAPEPRAQSSGKALPQASAQVPTPPARRRHGTRDSPLQGQAGHRISGEVPESQANLAPTVLASNSADAVSAGCSNSRSQGIIEPMDTDTQEDQRASADQKPGGKKNTEADGKMQVDGRTQGDRTQTTQRTQADRKTQVDIVPQGSERPASARSSQEDAVAQGRAGTQAERTQTGKKMQEDRRIQEDKGTQSEGSIPTAVDGQSEKGSMTSLSPQPRAPKCPPSEGPQAPQIIECFEQTPEGPSVPEEPGFLLRSEGAAVTAPGSYEAALLDAPAGSRTLPVQRPPQGGPEHRGGPEWSGPVEDKPEDGPLPHPKEEQLREVPSMDLGGCPPAGWSPEVPTVPSPPGPGLTKSSREALPSTPASQHMSAEAAFPPSGDQALLRSAPPLHLGPGTPTQSHPPAAMSADSEGACALGPDVEGRPPGPRSCDPGLIDSLKNYLLLLLKLSSTETGGGGAESQEGAATGAPVSSATLVPNVEVAGLSPRTSRRILERVENNHLVQSAQSLLLSPCTSRRLTGLLDREVQAGRQALAVARGPGASTLTVPAIVVGEEDGPGLPSEGSSEGEGEVSPEGPGRSGASQESSGRGSLGEVGGQTASGQGPLSADGRAQERFREEEAPTGLPAATPEELALGARRKRFLPKVRAGGDGEAAKAEEKESPTVSPRGSRKGLAPGSPGTPGREKRSPTQGRKAGMLEVPRAEDEPAAGDLGSGPKASSLDAEQALDEGKQDTAAKSKKAKDLLKAPQVIRKIRVEQFPDASGSLKLWCQFFNILSDSVLTWAKDQRPVGEVGRSAGDEGPAALAIVQASPVDCGVYQCTIHNEHGSAATDFCLSPEVLSGFISREEGEVGEEIEMTPMVFAKGLADSGCWGDKLFGRLVSEELRGAGHGYGLRKASQARVIYGLEPIFESGCTCIIKVSSLLVFGPSSETSLLGRNYDVTIQGCKIQNMSREYCKIFAAEAQAAPGFGEVPEILPLYLIYRPANNIPYATLEEDLGQPLQPYCSREGRCAAAPEASCSSEVQRKCQTFQHWLYLWTNGSFLVTDLAGVDWKMTDVQIATKLRGYQGLKESCFPALLDQFASSHQCNPFCEMLGLKPLKGPEAAHPQGKAKGSKSPSTGRKGGQLSPQPQKKGLPSPQGTRKSTPSSKATPPASEALATQLLGQPPTQEGGSKAQGLR from the exons GATACCCAGAGCCAGAGGTGACCTGGTACAAGGATGACATAGAGCTGGACCGCTACTGTGGTTTGCCGAAGTATGAGATCACTCACCAGGGCAACTGTCACACGCTACACCTCTACAG GTGTCAAGAGGAAGATGCGGCCATCTACCAGGCCTCTGCCCGGAACACCAAGGGCATCGTGTCCTGCTCGGGGGTCTTGGAGGTTGGCACTATGACTGAGTACAAGATCCACCAGCGCTGGTTTGCCAAACTGAAGCGCAAGGCTGCGGCGAAGATGCGAGAGATTGAGCAGAACTGGAAGCCAAggaaggaggtggtgggggacGCCGACACCCTGCGCAAGCTCAGCCCCGACCGCTTCCAGCGGAAACGGCGACTGAGCAGGGATGAGGTGTTAGTGCCCTCAGCCCCCGCCATGGAGGCTGAGGACGGGACCCCAGCGGCTTGGCAGGAGGAAGAGGCTGAGCCTGGTCAGCGCCCAGCTTTGGGCCTCATCAACAGTTTTGCTCCCGGAGAGGTGACCACCAATGGGGAGGCTGCCCCTGAGAACGGGGAGGATGGGGAGCACGGCCTGTTGACGTACATCTGTGAGGCCATGGAGCTGGGGCCTCAGCGAGCCTCCAAAAAGGAGTCTGGggccaagaagaaaaagaaagacgaGGAACCTAAGCAAGGTCTACGGAAGCCAGAGCTGGAGAAGGCAGCTCGAAGCCAACATTCTTCCGAAAGCCGTGCCCCTGGTTCAGACAAGCCTGGGACACAGGGGCCCACGGACATGGAGCAGGTCCAGACCCGGCCCAGAGGCAGGGTTGCACGGGGGCCTGGGGCCTCTGGAGCAGATAGCCCCAGGAAGCCAGCTCCAGCTGCAGGCACTCAAGAGCAGGCCCAGAATGCTCCGGCTCCAGGCCCCGTCCCAGGCCCAGACCAGCAAGTGTACTTCTCCCTGAAGGACATGTATCTGGAAAGCACCCAGGCGGGCAGGCcgaagggggaggaggggtccCAGACCCCAAGTGGCAGGGCACCTGGAGAGATGCCCTCGGGGAAGGTACCCAGTGAGGCTGGAGGTGAAAGGGGGCCTGTTGCCCCTGGCCAGCCCACGTCCTCGGCCCCCCAGCCAACTAGGCCTTTCAACAGGAAGAGATTTGCCCCTCCGAAGCCCAAAGGGGAGCCCACGGCCGACAGCAAGCCCGATTCTTCCCTGAGCCAAGCTCCAGAACCAAGGGCCCAGAGCTCAGGGAAGGCCCTGCCTCAGGCCTCTGCCCAAGTGCCCACACCCCCTGCCCGGCGGAGACACGGCACCCGGGACAGCCCCCTGCAGGGGCAAGCAGGCCACAGGATTTCGGGAGAG GTCCCAGAATCCCAGGCAAACCTGGCTCCTACCGTGTTGGCCAGCAACAGTGCCGATGCGGTCTCTGCTGGTTGCAGCAACTCCAGAAGCCAGGGCATCATTGAGCCCATGGATACAGACACCCAGGAAGATCAGAGGGCATCTGCTGACCAGAAACCTGGAGGCAAGAAGAATACGGAGGCAGATGGGAAGATGCAGGTGGATGGGAGGACCCAAGGAGACAGGACGCAAACAACCCAGAGGACACAGGCAGATAGGAAGACTCAGGTGGACATTGTGCCCCAAGGAAGTGAGAGGCCAGCGTCAGCCAGGAGTTCCCAGGAGGATGCGGTGGcacagggaagggcagggacaCAGGCGGAAAGGACACAGACAGGCAAGAAGATGCAGGAAGACAGAAGGATCCAGGAAGACAAAGGGACACAGTCAGAGGGGAGCATACCCACAGCCGTAGACGGTCAGTCAGAGAAGGGCTCCATGACCAGCCTCAGCCCACAGCCCAGAGCCCCCAAATGCCCCCCTTCAGAGGGTCCTCAGGCTCCTCAGATTATTGAGTGTTTTGAGCAGACCCCTGAAGGGCCCTCTGTCCCAGAAGAACCTGGTTTCTTGCTCAGATCTGAGGGGGCAGCAGTCACAGCCCCTGGGAGCTACGAGGCAGCTCTGCTGGATGCCCCGGCAGGCAGCCGCACGCTCCCAGTACAGCGGCCTCCCCAGGGTGGTCCGGAGCATCGGGGAGGGCCCGAGTGGTCAGGTCCGGTCGAGGACAAGCCAGAGGATGGCCCGCTCCCACACCCCAAGGAGGAGCAGCTGAGGGAAGTGCCGTCCATGGATCTGGGTGGCTGTCCTCCAGCTGGCTGGAGCCCAGAGGTGCCTACTGTGCCCTCTCCTCCCGGGCCAGGCCTGACCAAGAGCTCACGGGAGGCACTGCCCAGCACTCCGGCCTCTCAGCACATGAGTGCTGAGGCCGCCTTCCCGCCCTCTGGGGACCAGGCCTTGCTGAGGTCGGCCCCCCCACTGCACCTGGGGCCAGGGACCCCCACCCAGAGTCACCCACCAGCAGCCATGTCAGCCGACAGCGAGGGGGCCTGTGCCCTAGGGCCAGATGTGGAGGGGAGGCCCCCAGGCCCCCGGAGCTGCGACCCTGGCCTCATAGACTCCCTGAAGAACTACCTGCTTCTGCTGCTGAAGCTCTCCAGCACagagacggggggcgggggggcggagtCCCAGGAGGGAGCCGCCACCGGGGCTCCGGTGTCCTCAGCCACTCTGGTCCCCAACGTGGAAGTGGCCGGTCTGAGTCCCCGGACGTCCAGGCGCATCCTGGAGCGCGTGGAGAACAACCATCTAGTGCAGAGCGCGCAGAGCCTGCTGCTGAGCCCCTGCACCTCCCGCCGCCTCACCGGCCTCCTGGATCGCGAGGTGCAGGCTGGCCGCCAGGCCCTGGCTGTGGCCCGGGGCCCTGGCGCCAGCACACTCACTGTCCCTGCCATCGTGGTAGGCGAGGAGGATGGCCCTGGGCTCCCGTCAGAAGGATCCAGTGAGGGCGAGGGCGAGGTTTCCCCTGAGGGGCCTGGGCGCTCGGGGGCCTCCCAGGAGAGCAGCGGGCGAGGGTCtctgggggaggtgggtgggcagacAGCCTCTGGTCAGGGACCACTCTCGGCAGACGGAAGGGCCCAGGAGCGCTTCCGGGAGGAGGAGGCCCCCACAGGCCTCCCTGCAGCTACACCTGAGGAGCTAGCTCTGGGGGCCCGGAGGAAGAGATTTCTCCCCAAGGTCAGAGCAGGAGGAGACGGGGAGGCAGCCAAGGCTGAAGAAAAGGAGAGCCCCACAGTTTCCCCTCGGGGGTCCAGGAAAGGCCTTGCACCCGGGTCCCCGGGGACCCCGGGGCGGGAGAAACGCTCCCCGACCCAGGGTAGAAAGGCAGGCATGCTGGAGGTGCCGCGGGCAGAGGACGAGCCAGCAGCAGGAGACCTGGGCTCTGGCCCCAAGGCCAGCAGCTTGGACGCAGAGCAGGCCCTGGATGAAGGCAAGCAGGACACTGCGGCCAAATCCAAGAAAGCCAAAGACCTGCTAAAAG CCCCACAGGTGATCCGGAAGATTCGGGTGGAGCAGTTTCCTGACGCCTCGGGCAGCCTGAAGCTCTGGTGCCAGTTTTTCAACATTCTTAGTGACTCAGTCTTGACGTGGGCCAAGGATCAGCGCCCAGTGGGCGAGGTGGGCAGGAG TGCGGGGGATGAGGGGCCGGCAGCCTTGGCCATCGTGCAGGCGTCCCCGGTCGACTGCGGCGTGTATCAGTGCACCATCCACAACGAGCATGGCTCGGCCGCTACCGACTTCTGCCTCAGCCCCGAGG TGTTGTCGGGGTTCATCTCCAGAGAAGAAGGTGAAG TTGGAGAGGAGATTGAGATGACCCCCATGGTGTTTGCTAAGGGTCTGGCTGACTCTGGCTGCTGGGGGGACAAGCTCTTTGGGCGCCTGGTGAGCGAGGAGCTACGAGGGGCTGGACATGGGTATGGCCTTCGGAAGGCCTCCCAGGCCAGGGTCATCTATGGGCTGGAGCCCATCTTCGAGTCAGGCTGCACGTGCATCATCAAGGTGTCCAGCCTGCTTGTGTTTGGACCCAGCAGCGAGACCTCTCTCCTGGGCAGAAACTACGACGTCACCATTCAG GGATGCAAGATCCAGAACATGAGTCGGGAGTACTGCAAGATCTTTGCGGCCGAAGCCCAGGCGGCCCCTGGCTTTGGGGAGGTACCCGA GATCCTCCCACTGTACCTCATCTACCGGCCTGCCAACAATATCCCCTATGCGACCCTGGAGGAGGACCTGGGCCAGCCCCTGCAGCCTTACTGCTCGCGGGAGGGGCGCTGCGCGGCCGCTCCGGAGGCATCGTGCAGCTCCGAGGTCCAGCGGAAATGCCAGACCTTCCAGCACTGGCTGTATCTGTGGACAAATGGCAGCTTCCTTGTCACCGATTTGGCAG GGGTGGATTGGAAGATGACCGATGTGCAGATTGCTACCAAACTGCGAGG ATACCAAGGCCTCAAGGAGAGCTGTTTCCCTGCCCTGCTGGACCAGTTTGCCTCTTCCCACCAGTGCAACCCCTTCTGTGAGATGCTGGGGCTCAAACCCCTCAAGGGCCCTGAGGCTGCCCACCCTCAAGGCAAGGCCAAAGGCTCCAAGAGTCCATCCACTGGCAGGAAGGGCGGCCAGCTGAGTCCTCAGCCCCAGAAGAAAGGCCTCCCCAGTCCCCAGGGCACCCGGAAGAGTACTCCAAGCTCCAAGGCCACCCCTCCGGCCTCAGAGGCACTCGCCACCCAGTTGCTGGGACAGCCTCCTACCCAAGAGGGCGGCTCCAAGGCCCAGGGCCTGCGGTAG